The genome window CGAGGACGGCGGGGCGAACGACAGCCACAAGGCGGGCCGGGGCCTGGTCTCCGTCGCCTTCGACGGGGCGTCGCCCGCGGTGCGCTGGCGGATCCAGGGCGAGGCGGCCCCGGACCCGGTGCGCGGCCCGCTGAACAACGGTGGGCTGTACGGGGAGCGGCACGGCTGGCATCTGCCCGGGTTCCCGGACGGCGACTGGGAGGCGGTCCCGCTTCCGCGTACCGAGCGGGGGCAGGGTGTGGTCTGGTACCGGACGCGGTTCCGGTTGGCCGTCGATCCCGGCACGGACGCGTCCATCGGGCTCACCCTGGCGGACGATCCGGCGCGTGCCTACCGGGCGCAGATCTTCCTCAACGGATGGAACATGGGCCAGTACATCAACGACGTGGGCCCCCAGCACACCTTCGTCCTGCCCAACGGTGTGCTCGACACCCGGGGCCCGAACACGCTCGCGCTGGCGGTCCTCGCCGACGGGACCACCCCGTCGGGGCCGGGCACCGTCGAACTGACGCTGCTGGGACGGGCGGCCGGGGGAGTCCCGGTGACGCTGGTGGACTCCCCCGGATTTCCGAGCCGGTCGCTCTAGGGACGGGCGGTTGGCGAGGGCTGTTCGAGCGTGGGCCAGCCGTCACGTGTCCAGCCGAGCGGGTTCATGCCCAGCTTGGGTGTGCCGTTGTCGTCCCCGTCGTAGTAGTGGTAGGCGATCCAGTCCTCGCCCTGGTCGCGGAAGACGGACTCTCCACCGGGGCCGATGTAGCGGCCGTGGGAGGCGAGGAACAGGTCGCCGCCGCCGTTCAGCAGGGGTGTGCCGGTGCTGTCGGTGTAGGGGCCGGTCACCGACGTGGACCTGCCGACCCTGATCTTGTACGTGGAGTTCACCCCCGCGCAGCAGGCGTCGTAGGAGGCGAACAGGTAGTAGTACTGACCGTGCTTGACCACGTACGCGCCCTCGACGGCGTACGGGGCGTCGGGGCGGGTCGCCAGGTGGTGCACCGTGGCGCCGGGGATCGCCTTGCCGGTCGTCGCGTCCAGTTCGACCATGCGGATGCCGGTCCAGTACGAGCCGAACGCCATCCAGAGCCTGCCGTTCGCGGGGATCACCGCCGGGTCGATGGCGTTCCATGCGTCGGTCGTCTCTGAGGTGAAGACCTTGCCGTGGTCGGTCCAGGTGCCGGGCATGCCGGTCGGTGAGGTGGCGACGCCGATCGCGGAGTGATTGGTGCCCCAGGAGGAGACGGCGTAGTAGAGCCAGTAGCGGCCGTCGCGGTAGGACAGGTCGGGGGCCCAGGGGTCGCCGGTGGAGTTGTACTCGTACCACCAACTCGGCGGCTGGTCGAAGGCGTTGCCCGCGTCGTCCCAGTGGCGCAGGTCCTTCGAGAGGCGGGCGCCGATGACGCCGCCGGTGGAGTAGGCGACGTACAGGCCGTTGTCGAGGCGGTGGACGGTCGGGTCGTGGATGATCTGCTGCCCGGTGAGCGGGAGCGGGTCGGGGTAGTCGGCGGCCTGGGCGGTGGAGGGCAGGAAGGCGAGGAGGGCGGCGGCCAGGATCGCCGCGAGTCTGAGGCGCTTCAACGGACGGTCTCCTTACGGGAGAAGCTGCGTGACGTGCTGCCGACCGGGGCTTGTGCGTTCGGTATTTCGAATGACGCTCGTAACTGCGAACGGACCGTAGAGTGGAAGCGCTTTCACGGTCAATGGGCCGGACAAGAACCGGAGGAACCGTTTACTCCGGCACACTTCAGGGCCCCCACCCGGTGACGACCGGGCGGAGGCCCTGAGCGGACGACGGGTCAGCCGGCGAAAGCGGGCTGCGCCAGGCCCTTTCCGGCGCCGGGGACGACGAGGAGCGAGCCGGAGAGCGGGTGCGGGGCCTGAAGGCCCGTGCGGGCGGTGGTGATGTACAGGTCGGCCAGGTCGGCGCCGCCGAACGCGCATGCGGTGGGGCGCTCGACGGGCAGTTCCAAAACGCGGTCCAGGTCCCCGGAGGGGGTGTAGCGGTGGATCGCGCCGCCGTCCCACAGGGCGACCCACACACAGCCGTCGGCGTCGACGGTCAGTCCGTCGGGGAAGCCGCGCTCGACGTGGGCGAGGGCGCGCCTGCCCGCCGGGAGCCCGTCGTCGCCGACGTCGAAGACGTCGATGCGGCGGGTCGGCGAGTCGACGTAGTACATCAGCCGGCCGTCGGGGCTCCAGCCGGTGCCGTTGCTCACGGCGACGTCGTCGAGGACGGTGTGGACGGTGCCGTCGCCGGTGATCCGGGACAGGGTGCCGCCGCCCGGCGCCTCGTCGTAGCGCATGGTGCCCGCCCACAGGGAGCCGTCCGGGGCGACGGCCGCGTCGTTGCCGCGGCGGCCGGGCACCGGCTCGTGGTGCAGCCAGCGGAAGGTGCCGTCGGGGTCGCGCAGGCCCACGCCGTCGCGGAGGTTGAGCACCAGACCGCCGCCGGAGCGCGGCTTGGCGGCGCCCACGTGCTGCTCGCTGGTCATGACCGTGCGGCCCCCGGAGGCGGGGTCGTACGTGTGCACCCGGGACCCCAGGATGTCCACCCAGATCAGCCGACCGCCGTCGGCGTCCCACGTCGGGCCCTCACCGAGGGCCGCCTCCTCGCGTACGGCGAGCTCGTACGTCGTCGTCATGCGACGCTCCGGTGGCCGAGCCGCTCGGAGAGTTCCGCGGCGCCCTTCGCGGCGAGCTGCTCCAGCTCGGCGAGGCGCTCGTCGCTCCAGCGGATCATGGGCACCGAGATGGACAGTGCGGCGACGACCTGCCCGGTGCGGTCGCGCACGGGGGCGGCGACGCAGCTGACGTCGGGGTTGGACTCGCGGCTCTCCACGGCGATGCCGCGGGCGCGGATCCGGGCCAGGGCCTCACGCAGGGCCGCCGGGTCGGTGATGCTGTTGGGAGTCATCGCGACCAGCTCGGCGTCGTCCGGGACACGGGCGGCGAGTTCCGGCTCGGGCAGGGACGCGAGGAGCATCTTGCCGACGGAGGTGCAGTGGGCGGGGAGCCGACGCCCGGCCGCCGACACCATGCGCACGGCGTGCGTGGAGTCGACCTTGGCGATGTAGATGACGTCGGTGCCCTCGAGGATGGCCACGTGGACGGTCTCGTCGCAGGTCTCGGCCACGGACCGGGCGACCTGCAGGCCCTCGGCGGCGAGGTCGAGCTGCTCGGCGTAGCGGCTGCCGAGCTGGTACGGGCGGACGCCGAGGCGGTAGCGTCCCGGCTGTCCCTGTACGGGCACGATGTACGAGCGCGCGGCGAGCGTGGTGACGAGCTCGTGCACCGTGGTGCGCGGCAGCTGGAGCTTGCGCACGATGTCGGGGGCGGACAGCGTGCCGTCCCCGTCGAGGAAGAGCTCCAGGATGTCGAGAGCCCGGGTGACGGCAGGTACGAGGCGTCCCACGACCGGCCCCCTCTCCATGTTCGAAATTTCAACTGACGATCGGCATGACGAACACAGGCTAGTCATAGTGCGCTGGGGCGGCAATG of Streptomyces cynarae contains these proteins:
- a CDS encoding arabinan endo-1,5-alpha-L-arabinosidase, with protein sequence MKRLRLAAILAAALLAFLPSTAQAADYPDPLPLTGQQIIHDPTVHRLDNGLYVAYSTGGVIGARLSKDLRHWDDAGNAFDQPPSWWYEYNSTGDPWAPDLSYRDGRYWLYYAVSSWGTNHSAIGVATSPTGMPGTWTDHGKVFTSETTDAWNAIDPAVIPANGRLWMAFGSYWTGIRMVELDATTGKAIPGATVHHLATRPDAPYAVEGAYVVKHGQYYYLFASYDACCAGVNSTYKIRVGRSTSVTGPYTDSTGTPLLNGGGDLFLASHGRYIGPGGESVFRDQGEDWIAYHYYDGDDNGTPKLGMNPLGWTRDGWPTLEQPSPTARP
- a CDS encoding SMP-30/gluconolactonase/LRE family protein, whose translation is MTTTYELAVREEAALGEGPTWDADGGRLIWVDILGSRVHTYDPASGGRTVMTSEQHVGAAKPRSGGGLVLNLRDGVGLRDPDGTFRWLHHEPVPGRRGNDAAVAPDGSLWAGTMRYDEAPGGGTLSRITGDGTVHTVLDDVAVSNGTGWSPDGRLMYYVDSPTRRIDVFDVGDDGLPAGRRALAHVERGFPDGLTVDADGCVWVALWDGGAIHRYTPSGDLDRVLELPVERPTACAFGGADLADLYITTARTGLQAPHPLSGSLLVVPGAGKGLAQPAFAG
- a CDS encoding IclR family transcriptional regulator — its product is MGRLVPAVTRALDILELFLDGDGTLSAPDIVRKLQLPRTTVHELVTTLAARSYIVPVQGQPGRYRLGVRPYQLGSRYAEQLDLAAEGLQVARSVAETCDETVHVAILEGTDVIYIAKVDSTHAVRMVSAAGRRLPAHCTSVGKMLLASLPEPELAARVPDDAELVAMTPNSITDPAALREALARIRARGIAVESRESNPDVSCVAAPVRDRTGQVVAALSISVPMIRWSDERLAELEQLAAKGAAELSERLGHRSVA